TAATTGTAGAGCATGTTCATAAGGAACAATTCCTGAAAATACCCATACATCCACATCATTAGAACGTTCTGCTATTATATCTCCTACTTCAAGCGCATCCTGATACACGATAGGAATTGGTATTAAAATATCGGCCCGTTCCATTGCCACTTTATTTGCTAATACAATAGAATCAGCTGGCCCCACAATCGCCACTCTTATCTTATTCATCATTTTTCTCCCATAATGATATAACAATTACTTCTTTACCTATTATTATACCTATTTCAGGAGAAATTACCAAGTAAATGACAGAACACGCACCTATTATGAAACAAGAAACCTATAAGAATAGATAATCTTGTTACTTTTTATTTTTAGTAGCAATATCCACCCAAACTGCTAAAACTAAAATACTTCCCTTTACAATATACTGCCAAAAAGTTTCAATATTAAGCATACTCATACCGTTGTCCAAGCTAGCCATAACCAAAGCGCCAACGATAGCGCCACCAATACTTCCTACCCCCCCCATTAAACTGGCACCACCTATAACACAGGCAGCGATCGCATCCATCTCCGCATTTTGTCCTGCAGCGACGGAAGCAGCATTAAGTCTTGAACAGAGCAATATACCTGCAATCGAAACCAAGAAACCATTAATTGCAAATATACTTAATGTCATCTTATTAACATTAATTCCGGATAATTTAGCTGCTTCTATATTTCCACCTATTGCATAAATTCGGCGGCCGAATACAGTTTTATTTAATACATAAGTAAAAATAACGGCCAATACAGCGAGAATAAATACAGGAACAGGAAATCCTTGATATGAATTTAAGACAGTTACAAGCAATAATATCAAAGCCGCACTTAAAACAATTTTTAAGGTTTCAACCGATAAAGGGCGAAGGGCCAAGTTATATTGAAGGCGCAATTTTCGGCTGCTTATCGAAGTATAAATGATTGTTGCAATAGCCAATATCCCTAAAAATATTCCAATTCCTTCTACTAAATAGGCATTACCTAAAAACCTAATTTCTGGGCTCAAGGATGCTACGGTAGTGCCTTTCGTTGCTCCTACAAGAATTCCCCGAAATACCAATAGCCCGCCCAGCGTCACAATAAAGGAAGGTATTTTTTTATAAGCAATTAACCACCCATTAAACAATCCAATAGATAAACCTACTAATAATGTAATTCCCATAGCCAAAATACCATCCACTTTAAACCATACATTCGTAATTGCTGCTATACCACCTAGTAAACCCATTAATGAGCCTACCGAAAGGTCAATGTGTCCAGCTATAATTACAAAAACCATACCAATGGAAAGAATCCCAGTTATCGACATCTGTCTAAACAAATTAGATAAATTCCTTGCACTCAAGAAATCTCCATTTGTAGCAAACGTAAAGATTAGCCATATGGATACCAATGCAAATACCATAGTATAGGTTTTAACATTAAAATTAAACATTGATTTCAATGGACTTTGATGCCACTTATTCACTTTTGCATTCGTTTGCTCTATCTTCGTCGTCACCCTCTAGTCCCTCCTACAGCACAATGCATGATTTGTTCCTGGTCTAAATCCTTATTAATAAACTCGCCTTTAATTTTACCTTCATTCATTATTACAATACGATCGGCCATACCAAGAATTTCTGGTAAATCTGAGGATATCATAATAATCGCGATACCTTCCGCCGTTAAATTGTTAATTAGATTATATATCTCATATTTGGCACCAACATCAATCCCTCTAGTAGGTTCATCTAGTATTAATACCTTTAATTTTCGCAGTAAATATTTTGCTAGGATTACTTTTTGTTGGTTGCCACCACTTAGATTTTTAATGAGGGCATCCAAGCCCGGTGTTTTTATTTTTAACTTATCGATAAAATGATTTGTATCCGTTAATTCTTTACAATCATCTATGCAGTCTAAGTTTAATCGATAATTTTCAATATTCGCCAGTGTCATGTTTTGCTTAACAGACATTTGCTCTATAATCCCATGACGTTTACGATCCTCTGGCACCATAGCGATGCCATATTGCAATGCATCATTAGGATGATTAATTTTTATCTTCTTTTTATTTAAGAAAACTTCACCATACTGTTTGCCAGCATGAAAACCATAAATAGCAGAAACCAATTCTGTCCGACCAGCCCCTACTAAACCTGCAAATCCTAAAACCTCACCTTGTTTTAGGTGAAAACTTACATTATCAACTAATTTCTTATTGGCTTCGTTAGGATCGTATACAGTGTAATTTTTTACAGCAAAAATCTCTTGTTCAGTTACGTGAGCTACTTTAGGATATAAATCAGTAATTTCCCGCCCTACCATCATTCTTACAATATCATCTCGAGTAAGTTCATTCTTAGAATTTGTGCCAATGGATTGACCGTCACGAATAACGGTTACTGTATCTGCTAAACGGAATACCTCATCTAATTTGTGAGATATATAAATACAGGTAACTCCCTTAGCTTTAAGTCGCCCTAAAATATCCATTAAAATCTCCACTTCTCCTTCTGATTGAGAAGCAGTAGGTTCATCCAGTATCAGTAACGTAGCATTCTTCGCCAAAGCCTTCGCGATTTCAACCAATTGTTGCTGACCTGTTCCTAAATGTTTAACAAGGGTATCGGGGTTAATGTCTAATTTCATTTCTTTTAATAAATCCTGGGTTTGGGCTAGCATTGCAGGAGTATTAATAAAACCTTTTTTACTGCATTCATTACCCATAAAAATATTCTCATACACGGCAAGTTCCTTAAATAGGGCCAATTCTTGATGGATAATAGCTATGCCAGCCTGCTCAGCATCTCTAATATTTTTAATGATAAGATTCTTATTGTTAAAAAATATCTTTCCTTGGTAAGTGTCATGAGGATACACTCCACTTAGTACTTTCATTAAAGTTGACTTGCCAGCGCCATTTTCGCCACATAAAGCGTGAATTTCTCCCCGCTTTACTTTAAATGAAACATTTTTTAGTGCTTTTACTCCAGAAAATTCTTTGACGATATCCTTCATTTCTAAAATAAAATCATTCATTTTTATCCCCTCAAATCATAATTGGGAAGGCGGGGAAAACTCTTTTCCCCACCTTTTATATAGACTATCCTTTTGGCCATTTATCCTTTGATACATTTTTAAAGATATCTTCTAATTTGTTGTAACCATCCTTAATTACAGTTTCTACTATATTCTTAGAATCCACTGCAATCGGAGTAAGTAAAATAGCTGGAACATCTTTCGTACCATTATTCACTACGCCATCTGTTTTAATTGAGTCACCTTTGGCAAGTTTTACAGCGAGATCTGCTGCAGAGGTTGCCAGGTTCTTGATAGGCTTATACACAGTCATGGTTTGTTTGCCTTCTACGATTCTTTGACAAGCTGCTAACTCAGCATCTTGACCGGAGATGGGAACTTTTCCACCTAAACCTTGCGCTGATAATGCTTGGATAGCGCCACCTGCCGTACTATCATTTGAAGCAACAACAGCATCAATCTTGTTGTTATTCGCAGTCAAAGCATTCTCCATAATCTTCAATGCTTCTTCTGGCAGCCAATCCTTGGCCCATTGGTCTCCGACCACTGTAATGTCACCTTTGTCAATTAAGGGTTTTAAAATATTCATTTGTCCTTGACGGAACATCTTAGCGTTATTATCGGTAGGTGACCCCCCCATCAAAAAGTAATTTCCTTTAGGAGCTTCCTTTATGACTGCTTGGGCCTGCAATTCGCCAACTTTGATATTATCAAAGGATATATAGTAATCAACATCGGACTTAGTTATGAGACGATCATAAGCTAATACCTTAACACCAGCTTTATGAGCCTGTTCAATAATTGGTGCAATAGCCTCCCCATTGTGAGGAATAATAACTAACACATTGATACCTTGAGATATTAGATTTTCACATTGAGAAAATTGCGTTTGGTCATCACCATTCGCAGACTGAACAACAACTTCCGCACCTAATTCTTTGGCTTTT
The sequence above is a segment of the Pelosinus sp. IPA-1 genome. Coding sequences within it:
- a CDS encoding sugar ABC transporter permease encodes the protein MTTKIEQTNAKVNKWHQSPLKSMFNFNVKTYTMVFALVSIWLIFTFATNGDFLSARNLSNLFRQMSITGILSIGMVFVIIAGHIDLSVGSLMGLLGGIAAITNVWFKVDGILAMGITLLVGLSIGLFNGWLIAYKKIPSFIVTLGGLLVFRGILVGATKGTTVASLSPEIRFLGNAYLVEGIGIFLGILAIATIIYTSISSRKLRLQYNLALRPLSVETLKIVLSAALILLLVTVLNSYQGFPVPVFILAVLAVIFTYVLNKTVFGRRIYAIGGNIEAAKLSGINVNKMTLSIFAINGFLVSIAGILLCSRLNAASVAAGQNAEMDAIAACVIGGASLMGGVGSIGGAIVGALVMASLDNGMSMLNIETFWQYIVKGSILVLAVWVDIATKNKK
- a CDS encoding xylose ABC transporter ATP-binding protein, giving the protein MNDFILEMKDIVKEFSGVKALKNVSFKVKRGEIHALCGENGAGKSTLMKVLSGVYPHDTYQGKIFFNNKNLIIKNIRDAEQAGIAIIHQELALFKELAVYENIFMGNECSKKGFINTPAMLAQTQDLLKEMKLDINPDTLVKHLGTGQQQLVEIAKALAKNATLLILDEPTASQSEGEVEILMDILGRLKAKGVTCIYISHKLDEVFRLADTVTVIRDGQSIGTNSKNELTRDDIVRMMVGREITDLYPKVAHVTEQEIFAVKNYTVYDPNEANKKLVDNVSFHLKQGEVLGFAGLVGAGRTELVSAIYGFHAGKQYGEVFLNKKKIKINHPNDALQYGIAMVPEDRKRHGIIEQMSVKQNMTLANIENYRLNLDCIDDCKELTDTNHFIDKLKIKTPGLDALIKNLSGGNQQKVILAKYLLRKLKVLILDEPTRGIDVGAKYEIYNLINNLTAEGIAIIMISSDLPEILGMADRIVIMNEGKIKGEFINKDLDQEQIMHCAVGGTRG
- the xylF gene encoding D-xylose ABC transporter substrate-binding protein, which codes for MFKGKNVRLVLLVAICIISLLGVVGCTKQEATTSKEAPKSKTIKIGVSMDDLRLERWQHDRDLFVQKAKELGAEVVVQSANGDDQTQFSQCENLISQGINVLVIIPHNGEAIAPIIEQAHKAGVKVLAYDRLITKSDVDYYISFDNIKVGELQAQAVIKEAPKGNYFLMGGSPTDNNAKMFRQGQMNILKPLIDKGDITVVGDQWAKDWLPEEALKIMENALTANNNKIDAVVASNDSTAGGAIQALSAQGLGGKVPISGQDAELAACQRIVEGKQTMTVYKPIKNLATSAADLAVKLAKGDSIKTDGVVNNGTKDVPAILLTPIAVDSKNIVETVIKDGYNKLEDIFKNVSKDKWPKG